The Diceros bicornis minor isolate mBicDic1 chromosome 23, mDicBic1.mat.cur, whole genome shotgun sequence genomic interval ATAATAAGGTTTTACGTTAGCAGCTGTCAGTAACTATTGAAACTCTCAGGTGCCtacaggagaaaagaaactagatcagatagaaatttttttaaagtacagcaGAGTCAGAAGGGGGTGTGGGTACAGGTGATGAACTAAgacagttgtttttatttttaggtaaCAAGACTCTTTCTGCTTTACCTCCAGCATTAGGCACTGGCCAAGATGATGGTGGTGGTCCCTCAGTGTACACCTCGGACCACTACTCTTCACTGGGACGGCTTGGCAGCTATGGGTCTGCTGGGCAGCGCTCAGAAACCAGGGACTCCAGCTGTCAGACCGAGGAGGTGCGAGTCGTCCCGCCGTCAATGAGAAGAATCCGGGCGCAGAAGGGGCAGGGCATTGCTGCGCAGATGGGTCACTTCTCCGGCTCCTCGGGGAACATGTCTGTGCTGAGCGATTCTGCGGGCATAGTGTTCCCTTCTCGCCTCCACCACGAGGCAGGTTTCCGCAGCCTGCCACGCTGCGCAGCCAGGGCGAGCGCGCAGTCCCTGGAGCCGAGGCTgggggccctgggccctgcagacagcCTGGATGGCGCTTTCCCCTACGAGAGGGATGACCCGCAGGTAGAGGGAAACTCAGGACATTTAGGAGGCGCCTCAAGGACTGGGACACTTCTGAGGCCCAGATCGCAGGAGCTGAGGCACTTCGAGGGAGAAAACCTAACCAGCCCGGCGTGCGTGGTGTCTCCCCACGCGGCCTACTCCACCAGCATCATCCCCAACGCCACGCTCTCCTGCTCCTCGGAGGTCATCGTTATTCACGCCGTGCCGTGCTCAGGGCCGCTGGACAGCAGAAGTACCAGCTCCTCCCACACGAAGATAAAATCCAGGGACCGCCTCCTCTCCAGGCGCGCTGGTCAAGATGACCGTCGATCTCCCAGTGGCAGCTGGAATGAGGGTCACTCCTCTCTCTTACAGGCCTTAGGCCCCCATTCCCCCAGTGCAGCCACACTGCTGTCCCTCTGTGACTCTGCGGTCTCTCTAAAGACCCCGGCACATCTGGAGAACGGGTCCCCCGGCGCGGCCTTCAGCTGTAGAAACAAGCTGGGCTTCCCAGCGCTCCCTCAGGATGCGGACGGCGGGAGCGAGCCCAGTTATTCCGGAGGCCGGGGGCCCGGCGGCGCAGAGCCCTGGGAATGCAGCGCCACCGGGAAGCCAGGGGCGGCCACTCCTGGTTACTCCAGTCCCGTCAGTAACCTGAGCAGCTGCAGTCTGGACCAAACGTCGAACAAAGATGATGCCGGGTCCCTGTATTTGGGGGACCACGATGGCTACTACGCATCCGTATACCCCGACTCTGGACGCGGACCTGTGGATCTCTGCAGCAGCGGCGACAGCTTTGGGAACCCCAGGCACAGCGTGGTCAATGTTTTCGATGAGAGAGCTCAGAAGAGCCAAGGGAACCGGTCCCATTACCACGACAAGTCCCTTTCGCGAAGCATCTCTTTGAAGAAGGCGAAGAAGCCTCCCCTGCCGCCGTCGCGGACGGATTCTCTGCGCAGGATGCCCAGGAAGGGCGCCCCGGGACCCGGGCAGGCGCTGAACGGGGGCCCGAGGGCCTCGCCCCCGCACGCGCTGCGGCTGGACCTCGGGGGCGCGGGCGGCAGCTCGTCCTCCCAGAGCCCCTGCAGCGACGCAGACGAGCCGTGGCTGCCACGTTCCCGCAGCCAGAGCACGGTCAGCGCGGGCAGCAGCGGGGCCTCGGCCACCACGCCCACCGCCTCCTCCCTGTGCGGGGCCGTGCACAGCGACACGAGCAGCAGTAGGTCCGAGGGCGCAGAGCCCTGGCCTCAGTGTGCGGACGGCCCCGGCTCGCACGGGGACGCGGGGGCCGGGGGCGCGCCGGCGGGGGGCGCGCGGGGATGGCCTGTGCACGGGGGTTGCGGGGCCGCCGGGGCTGGGTGCTCGGTCACGGCGGGGAGCCCGGCACGCAGGGTAACCTCACCGTCCAGCGGGTACTCCAGCCAGTCCAACACGCCCCCCGCACTCACCCCAGTGCCCGCGCTCCTCAAGGCCAAGGCCAAGCCCAGGGTCCCCGAGAGGAAGTCCTCCCTGGTTTCCTCGGGGTCCTTGTCCGCGTCCTCCACATCCCTCTCCTCCAGCACCTCGGCGGACGGGGGTGGGAGCGCAAGGACGCCGGCCTCCGCACCTCCTTTTCCCCCTCCGCCCTTCCCCCCTCCGCCTCCCTTGGCGGAGACCCCCGAGGGCGCTCTTCTGCCTCAGTCCCCCTTGTTCCCCCCTCCGCCACCACACCTGCTCCCCCCTTGTCCCCCCACGGTCCCCGGCCCCCTGCTTCTGGAATCTTCTGCCCCTGCAGTGCCCCCGCCTGCCCCACCCCTGGACCCTAAGCTGCTGGAGGATGCCCGGCCTCCTTTCAGAGACTCTGGCCGGGCAGAGCCCCCGCGGGAGGCCCGCCGTCGGCCCCCGGACCCGGAGGAGGGCAGGCCGCCCCCGCTGATAACCCGGGAGGCGCTGCGCACCGTGCAGCTGCGGCCGGTGAGGACGATCCTGGGGCCCGAGGCAGCCCCGTCCTGCGGGCAGGGGCCCCGGGGAGAACTCACGCCGGCCACTCCCCAGGACCGCGGGAAGGCGCCTGCTTCCCCGAAATCCCGAAATAGCGCAAACGGGATGCAGAGCGAGAGCACACGCGCCTGCGCCCCCGGCTCGCGTTCCACTCCCGCTGGGAGCCCGGGCGGGGGCCGCGGGGACACTGGGGACCCGGGGGACCCAGGGGCTGGGCCTGGCCCCTCGCCCAGCAGGAAGCCACCCCCCATCGCCAAGAAGCCCAGGCTGGTGCTCGTGGTGCCGCCTCCGCAGAGACAGCTCCCTGCGCCCGGCTCCCCCGGGGGAGAGGCGGGGCGCTACGCGGCCGGGGCCGGGCCAGAGGAGACTGCCGCGGCGTCCGCGTCCCCGCACGCTGTGGACGCCGATGTCCCCGCGGTGCAGCCCGACGCCCGGCGGGCCCCCGAGCCGGAGGAGCCGGAGGAGCGGCGCGCAGAGGACGGAGCGGACCGCACGGGGAGCTGCTCGGCTCTGCAGGACTCGCGGCGTGAGTGCTGTCCCCTTCCCCTGtccacacaccccccccccccccccgccgagcGCTGACAGGTGGGCCGGCTCCCCCGAGAGCCAGCGGTGTGGGGCTTCTGTGCCCCTCGCGCTCGGGGTGCCCATTGCGTTTTATGAGATTTTCAAAATTCTAGACTTGAGGGTAGAGCTTATAGAGGAGAGAATAGAGGGATGTGGTGGCCTGCAGCAGCCGGGGTCTTCTCCTGGGGAGCCGCAGAGAAGCGTTACAGCAAGAGGAGGCTCGCGGGGGGCACTAGAGCGCAGGGGAAGAGCGGGCGCTGGCCTCGTGCCCCTCGTCCCCCTCTTTGTCAGACGCCCAGCCCCGGACCCATGCCCTCCCGGGCTCTCGGGATGGTGGGAGTCCTGGGGGGCTTGGCTGAAGACTGGGCTCAAATAGCTGTCTTGCCTTTCTCGCTTGCTTCTTCGTAGCTGGGGTGCCAGAGCCCGAGGCAGCCGGCCCTTCCTCGGAGGCTTGGGACCTCCCCAAGGAAGAGGGGAGCGATGAGGCCATGACCCCCAGCAGGCCCCGGACCACGGAGGACCTCTTCGCAGCTATTCACAGGTGTCCAGAACTGCTTTCTTGGGTTAATCTGCTTTGTGAGGCCCGTTACCAACGGCCTCTCAGCGTCTTGTTCTGTCCTGAGGTTTCTTCTGTCACCCAACTAGGATTCATTAACTCGattgttggttttttttggtgtgtttctatatttttattttctctgattccagtatctgtttcattttgttctgatttttgtggtgctgggggcaggggctCCATGCAGTGCCTCCTGGTGGGCACTGCGCTGGCTGGCAGAAGTGCAGCATGTCAGCCCCATGCCAGGGTGTGTGTTAGGGTGAGggcccctccaggaggaggagcaCTGTGTCCTGTGGGTGGAAGGTGCACAGGCTGGTTCTACAGGACTTGTTTCCTCttggtgttttattttattcttattatttttattttacagaaaaatcAGGATTTTTGAGTGCAATTTCTTTGGCTACTTAAATGTTTCAATAAGAGAGTACATCTTTTTTAAGCAGAGGCGAAAGTAGCTCAGTTTGCTTCTTAGTGTGTACTGCTAGTGCCACCTACTGGTATCAGAAATTATTGGGCTTAAAAAAATGCAgagtaaatttttcaaaataactgcCTGAACTGttatactttttatatgtggtcaCCTTGAAGAGGGAACATGATTTAGcactaaagttttatttattgctTCATTTTGCTGGCTGTAAACAGCTGAGCACTGCCCCAACAGTGTTGGTGTAAAAACTGTTAGATGCTGTGTGTGCGAGTGCTCTAAACCGCCCTGCTGTGGAAGCCCTTGCTTCCTCCTGGACGTCTCTCCGCAGTGTTTTCAGACAACCTGTGGATGCCTTAGGCCACCAAGGCCTGATGTTGCCCTGAATCAAAgtccctttttctcctccttaAACAAGACATCCTATCAAATCGTTTGATTCTCTGTGAATAAGCTGTATCGGGATTGTTTTCCCGATTCTTGGAATCTAACTGAAAAGACTGTTGCACAAGCTGGAAAGCACAGTGGTGTTCCCACCTGAAACTCTTCATGTGACAGATAAACGCTGACTGAGAGGCAACCAGGCTGCGAATGGAAGTGTTTGTCAAGAATTACGTTCTTTACCTCGTGGCTCTAGGGTTGGTACAATAGCCCAGAAGACTCTAAAGACCATCCCTTTAACATGGACTGGTTTCCTTCATCTCATTAGAGATAAAAATGTAGCTAGTTATCAAATTACTTCTCAAAACAGGGAAATGAAATGCTGCATGCTTTGAAACCACCTTTAGCAGCGTTTCTGGAAGTTTACACAGATGTTTCTATGTCTAGCCATGCTGGACATGTGatcagcactcaataaatattttctgaattaaagaAACCAGTTGGAATTTAGCTGTTAGGAAATTCTTCCGACTCTCGACATCTTTCATTTAGTGTGGAGTGCACGGGGTTGCCAGCCACGCGGCCGTGTGTGTTTATACAGCAGTCCACAGAGAAGCTGTGTTGCCTGGACGTGGACTGAATACTTGGTCTCAGAAACTCAGTTGTTGTGGGGCAAATTACTATGTGCTTTTCTTACAAGTATGCCAAAGATATCttctgtattttgttttggcACCCCTCTTAAGGCACTGGAACATCTGTGGTTTCTCCTATTAGAGAGTTGTGTCTGCTGCAGACGTGGAAGGAGGCTAGGCCATGTTGTTCTTTGAGGGCGTGGAATAAGCAAAGGAGAGGAGGGTACGGTTTGTAGAGAGAGCACAAGGGCATGCTGGTTTCCATTTTCACATTGATAATATGTTAACAGACATAAAATCCCACCTCAAGTCTGTGATTTTTAggattttattttctgtccttCAGCACCTAagctaataatttaaaaagaaagaatatctaAATTGAAACACAGCTTTCAAAATTTATAATGCAGATTAATTCACTTCAGATTTAAAGCCAGACGGAAGATGTAGAGAGCCAGTCGAGGTGTGACGTCTTTATATTTATTGAAGTAATTAGTTTTCTAGCCAATGTTAACTGTTTCAGCACTTTTTATAGCCATCTTCTTTAGAAATACACATacagtgtgtatatatgtgtgtgtgtgtttacacacatatacatccATATATGCAGAGAATTCATATGTTTAGATTTAATTCTCATTTTAGGGGGCAGCTGCTCTTGAGAAAAGCTTCATAAATTCCCATCTCCTCTCTTAGTTCTAAATCTACAGCTCAAGGCCACAGCTTCGATCAAGTGCAGCTGTGGCTTGTGCGGCTCTCAGCACACGTCACTCCTTAAACACCGAACAGAAATCACACCCCAGGCCTGGACCTGCGAGAAGCGAGTGTGCAGGGCTGCCTCGGGGCACGGCCGGCGTGAACACTGAGGGCCTTGCTGTGGCGGGGAGATGCTCCACCAGGTCCTGGTTCTTGTGTTCAGGCCGTGGCCTCGCTCTGTGGCCCTCAGTTACCTTCTCTGGGCAGACCGAGCCATCCCAAGTCTTTTCCCGCTCTGCGTCCTGAGGCGTCATTTCTGTGGCTTCTGTCAGTGGGTCACTAACTTACTCAGAGCTCTTCCCTGTTGACAACTGAGCAGGCCCATTGACCCAAAGCACCATGGACTGGGCTCTGCAGTCCAGACGGGCTGGTGCCACCCTCAGACCCCATGTTGGGTCCTTACCACCCACGGTCTTCCACTCTGGGGGCTTCTTTTTGGCCTGAAGCTGGAGAGGACCCTAGGAGCACCAAGCCCAGGACAGCCGCCGTGGGCCCCTCCTCCCCATGCCTGCCTGTGCAGGCTGCGTGACAGCAGCACTAGGCCTGACCAGGGCAGGAAGGGAGAACTGTTTCCCTAAATGACCCTGGAAGGTGTGTTAGCGCCTTCCTGACACTCGTGGCTGTTGCTGCGTCATCCTTACTGATAGACTGTGAGCCAACTACAGCTTCCCTTTCCAGGCAGGAAACAGGGTCGGGAGCTGTCTCTTGCCTAAGGTCTGTGTGGCTCCACAGGTTCTGATCTCACTGAATCCTCGAGCCTGTGAGCTGGGCGTCACCATCCTCGTTCTACAGGCGTGAGAACGAGGAGCAGCATAGATGggtgatttgtccaaggtcactacAGTTGACAGTGCTCCGATCCAACTCTCAACCTGTGTGTGCAGATAGCATCCTCCCAGCCTTTCCCCGCTGCATGTCCTAGAACTTTATAGTTGAGAAAGAGATGCACCCACGTCTTTATGTTATTAAATGTGTCGAGTTTCCTTCCAGCAAGCCCACCTGCACTAGCTGAGAGAGCTCTCGCGTGCTGAGTTGTGAAGAGACCAGCAAGGGGCCGCTTGGCTTTCTTGTCTCTGACCCCCTGAGCAGGGGGGTCCTTAGAGACCGAGGAGGAGAAACACTCCCAGGAAACTGCACTTTCCCTGCAGGCCCCTCCTCCTTCACACTTGGCCCACACTCCTTACGTCCTCCCATCAGTGAGTCAGGAAGCAGGGTTGGTGTGACGTTCCCTCCTGTCTTCTGGAAACGTGGATTTCTATGGTGGACGTGTGGTCAGTGAGAGCCACGGAAGACTGGTTTGTGTCAGACTCCAGAATGTCAGAAGGCGAAGTGGTCGAGTTGTTCCAGAACCTGGGTGGGGGGCCTGTCTCCACGGAGCTGGCTGATCTGCGAGGCCTGCTCAAGGGCTGGCACCAAACTAGGAGAGGAAGGATGGGCTGGGCAACACCATGAGATTCTGTCAGCATCAGTCCAGCATGGGAGAGCTAAATGAAAAATGGCAGTTATTAAAAACTTGGGAAATGGTCCTCTCCAAAGTGAACTcatatgatgtctgggatttgtcTCACAGTAATCCAGGAGGGTGGAGGTGAACGAGGGTGGTCGTGAGTTAATGACTCTCGTGGCCGGGCCATGGGCACGCCTGGTGACACGATGAGCCTTTGTGCACAGACTGCACAGACGTTTGGGAGTTTCCATGGTGACAGTAAGAGGTGGTGACCTGAATGTGTGGGGAGAAGCAGGGTGATATGGTGACATCCAGGGGCCCTGGGGGAATTCACCTTTATCTTAATGTCGTTAAATCTCAGATCCAAGAGGAAAGTCCTTGGCCGTAAAGATTCGGATGATGACCACTCTCGAaaccactccccctcccccccagtgACCCCCACCGGAGCTGCCCCCAGCCTGGCCTCCCCGAAGCAGGTGGGGTCAATTCAGAGGAGCATCCGCAAGAGTAGCACCAGCAGTGACAACTTCAAGGCCCTGCTGCTGAAGAAGGGCAGCCGGTCAGACGCCGGCGCCCGCATGTCCGCCGCCGAGATGCTCAAGAACACTGACCCCAGGTTCCAGCGGTCAAAGTCGGAGCCTTCGCCAGACGCGCCTGAGAGCCCATCGAGCTGCTCCCCGAGCAGGAGCAGGAGGGCCCAGGAGGAGTGGGCCAGGGGCGAAGGCCTGATGCCACGGAGCCTGTCCTTTTCGGGCCCCAGGTATGGCCGCAGCCGGACGCCGCCGTCTGCAGCCAGCAGCAGGTACAGCGTGCGGAACCGGATCCAGAGCAGCCCCATGACCGTCATCtcggagggagaaggggagaccATGGAGCCTGCTGACGACAGGGCTCACTGGACCCTGGGCGCTACCAGGAGCTGTCCACTGGATGGACTGGCAGGGGACGAAGTATTTGAGGGCAGTCTGCTCCATGGCGGGGAGCCAGCCGCCTCCCTGCGGGCACAGTCTCCTGGCCCTGCGGACGAGACGGCCGGTGCAGAGGGCAGGAGTCCCTCAGAACAGTGCGCAGGTCCTCTGGGGGAAGAGAGTTAGGGGCGCGGATGTGGGTCTCCCCGGTGATGTGGGGGATGCACAGCAGGTCGCTCCACGGGGCCTGGCAGGTCCCCCCACCTGGCCCGTGGCCCCACTCAGGGTTATGTCTGGGCCCTGCAGTGAAACAAGAGGGCTCTTGAGGACTCTTGGGACTTGCCATGTGGCTTAAAAGCAGGTAGAAGCTTAACTTCTGGAAGTGCTTCCTGgggaagattttgttttttgctaaatgctgggtgtgtgtgtagggggctgtgtgtgtgtgcattttgaatgctttttatgttaaaaaaaatacacaaacagcACGTACAGaaataggagaaagaaagaaagcattaagCTGGGTCTAGTAACGAGTCCTCTGGACTGGGTGGTGATTGCTTTACAAGTGTCACATCTGTGGCGTCGGTGAGTTCCAGAGGGGAGAGACCGTTACTTCTGAGCAGGGGTGGTGGGTGTGCTGGTCTGAGCGCACGGACACAtgggcacacacacaggcatgctCTGTGGCTCGGGGGGGCCGTGTCCTGGTTCACCCAGAAAGCTGGAAAACGGCTAAGTGACCCATTGGTTCAGGTActtttttctggggaaaaaaggctttgtttcttttttgtaaaaatgAAACACAGTGGAAGTGTCCATGCTGTAACATGGAGCCTGCTGCAGTGCAGCCACAGACACACATCTTTCAGCCTGATTTTTAGAAATGTGGGTGATTTTTTAATGACTTCCTCCTTGAGCAGCAGCTGAGACCTTTGAGAGCTGGAGTGACGGGGCGCACatggagagaggagggggcagcGGGGTGAGGGACATGCTGCTGGAATGTGTTTCCTGCTtattaaataaagttatttttcaggattaaatttaaaaacttgcaCTACAGAACTGTGGGTGGGGCTTTTCCTTTTACAACTGTTTTTTACCAGAGTTTAAACTTccatttggcaatttcttatcaCTTGAAGTGTCAGCATTTGTTAACTTTTGGATATCCTTCTGGTCACACCAAAGAAAAACGGCTGTTTTTTCTAGAATTCCCTACGGTTTCATGTCCTCATTTAGAAAGGTTTATCAAGATCTATTATATGTTATCTTACTTTGAAGAAAATGCTGAATAGCTCTTGTTAGTCAAATAAACTGATGAAAATTGTCAGGGCCTGGCTATTAATTAGCCCTGGGAAATGGGTTTTTAGATTAAAAAGATTTTTTGCCTCATTTGGTTtgtgcatttttatattttttataaataattgaGCTGGCTACTTACCTTCTAATCTTCTCCAGTTAGAATTTTAACACTTGTAGACAGGGGAGAAGAGTGTGTcgagtatttatttttatgtcgTATTCTTTTGGCCCCttcccccatccctccctcccggATGCCATGTACATAGGCCCcttgatttctttaaataaaacagaGTCTTGTCTCCTTCATTAGAAGGACCTAAGATGACAACACTGAGATTCTTGGCCTAAATACCATGCAGCTGCCAATTGTCATCTTTTTTGGtatgaaaatatcattttattatttatctaatAAAACTATAGATACCCATTTTGTTCCTGTCTTTGAGACAAAAACAAACCTGAGGAATTTAGgctccttcccttctctgaaGAAAACAGATCACTTCTTTTCATACAAGCAGATCAAGACCTGACATCTGGCCAAGGGCAAAAGGCCTTTTTAGCAACATGGTGCACAAGGGTCTTTTCTTCTAAACTTGAGAAAAGTGGTGTTGGCGTTTGAATTCGCAGTCTTCTCATAACTACCTAAGAAAGATTAGAATGTACGTGGATATCAGAAAACTTTAATATATAAATCATTTATGTTGAAGGTAAGATAAGCAACATCAAAactaattataaaactataaaaatccccgtttttaaaggaaaaaatatattaggtttttaaatttgctttgaaTAAAACAACTGTAAAGTAAATATTTGAcccttatttctttttgtttgtacCTGCGTTTTTGAGTAATGAGATCGG includes:
- the NHSL1 gene encoding NHS-like protein 1 isoform X4, whose protein sequence is MFHIPPACWVFKGTPECDQLRQDGSRSSQYYSQGPTFAASSSPLAHDDQDEDEESDQKGSISSSEEERLISIRRPKTPTSSDFSDLNTQTNGAKSLPLPTPEEKTRQQAQAVQADVVPINITGENFDRQASLRRSLIYTDTLVRRPKKVKRRKTIAGVPDSVQKELALGTGQDDGGGPSVYTSDHYSSLGRLGSYGSAGQRSETRDSSCQTEEVRVVPPSMRRIRAQKGQGIAAQMGHFSGSSGNMSVLSDSAGIVFPSRLHHEAGFRSLPRCAARASAQSLEPRLGALGPADSLDGAFPYERDDPQVEGNSGHLGGASRTGTLLRPRSQELRHFEGENLTSPACVVSPHAAYSTSIIPNATLSCSSEVIVIHAVPCSGPLDSRSTSSSHTKIKSRDRLLSRRAGQDDRRSPSGSWNEGHSSLLQALGPHSPSAATLLSLCDSAVSLKTPAHLENGSPGAAFSCRNKLGFPALPQDADGGSEPSYSGGRGPGGAEPWECSATGKPGAATPGYSSPVSNLSSCSLDQTSNKDDAGSLYLGDHDGYYASVYPDSGRGPVDLCSSGDSFGNPRHSVVNVFDERAQKSQGNRSHYHDKSLSRSISLKKAKKPPLPPSRTDSLRRMPRKGAPGPGQALNGGPRASPPHALRLDLGGAGGSSSSQSPCSDADEPWLPRSRSQSTVSAGSSGASATTPTASSLCGAVHSDTSSSRSEGAEPWPQCADGPGSHGDAGAGGAPAGGARGWPVHGGCGAAGAGCSVTAGSPARRVTSPSSGYSSQSNTPPALTPVPALLKAKAKPRVPERKSSLVSSGSLSASSTSLSSSTSADGGGSARTPASAPPFPPPPFPPPPPLAETPEGALLPQSPLFPPPPPHLLPPCPPTVPGPLLLESSAPAVPPPAPPLDPKLLEDARPPFRDSGRAEPPREARRRPPDPEEGRPPPLITREALRTVQLRPVRTILGPEAAPSCGQGPRGELTPATPQDRGKAPASPKSRNSANGMQSESTRACAPGSRSTPAGSPGGGRGDTGDPGDPGAGPGPSPSRKPPPIAKKPRLVLVVPPPQRQLPAPGSPGGEAGRYAAGAGPEETAAASASPHAVDADVPAVQPDARRAPEPEEPEERRAEDGADRTGSCSALQDSRPGVPEPEAAGPSSEAWDLPKEEGSDEAMTPSRPRTTEDLFAAIHRSKRKVLGRKDSDDDHSRNHSPSPPVTPTGAAPSLASPKQVGSIQRSIRKSSTSSDNFKALLLKKGSRSDAGARMSAAEMLKNTDPRFQRSKSEPSPDAPESPSSCSPSRSRRAQEEWARGEGLMPRSLSFSGPRYGRSRTPPSAASSRYSVRNRIQSSPMTVISEGEGETMEPADDRAHWTLGATRSCPLDGLAGDEVFEGSLLHGGEPAASLRAQSPGPADETAGAEGRSPSEQCAGPLGEES
- the NHSL1 gene encoding NHS-like protein 1 isoform X2 is translated as MKKDGSSGSLRLKSSPGSLSRAVSWLNFSSLSRQTKRLFRSDGELSVCGQQVEVDDENWTCRSQPRKAVSNLDEESRWTVHYTAPWHQQENVFLPTTRPPCVEDLHRQAKLNLKSVLRECDQLRQDGSRSSQYYSQGPTFAASSSPLAHDDQDEDEESDQKGSISSSEEERLISIRRPKTPTSSDFSDLNTQTNGAKSLPLPTPEEKTRQQAQAVQADVVPINITALGTGQDDGGGPSVYTSDHYSSLGRLGSYGSAGQRSETRDSSCQTEEVRVVPPSMRRIRAQKGQGIAAQMGHFSGSSGNMSVLSDSAGIVFPSRLHHEAGFRSLPRCAARASAQSLEPRLGALGPADSLDGAFPYERDDPQVEGNSGHLGGASRTGTLLRPRSQELRHFEGENLTSPACVVSPHAAYSTSIIPNATLSCSSEVIVIHAVPCSGPLDSRSTSSSHTKIKSRDRLLSRRAGQDDRRSPSGSWNEGHSSLLQALGPHSPSAATLLSLCDSAVSLKTPAHLENGSPGAAFSCRNKLGFPALPQDADGGSEPSYSGGRGPGGAEPWECSATGKPGAATPGYSSPVSNLSSCSLDQTSNKDDAGSLYLGDHDGYYASVYPDSGRGPVDLCSSGDSFGNPRHSVVNVFDERAQKSQGNRSHYHDKSLSRSISLKKAKKPPLPPSRTDSLRRMPRKGAPGPGQALNGGPRASPPHALRLDLGGAGGSSSSQSPCSDADEPWLPRSRSQSTVSAGSSGASATTPTASSLCGAVHSDTSSSRSEGAEPWPQCADGPGSHGDAGAGGAPAGGARGWPVHGGCGAAGAGCSVTAGSPARRVTSPSSGYSSQSNTPPALTPVPALLKAKAKPRVPERKSSLVSSGSLSASSTSLSSSTSADGGGSARTPASAPPFPPPPFPPPPPLAETPEGALLPQSPLFPPPPPHLLPPCPPTVPGPLLLESSAPAVPPPAPPLDPKLLEDARPPFRDSGRAEPPREARRRPPDPEEGRPPPLITREALRTVQLRPVRTILGPEAAPSCGQGPRGELTPATPQDRGKAPASPKSRNSANGMQSESTRACAPGSRSTPAGSPGGGRGDTGDPGDPGAGPGPSPSRKPPPIAKKPRLVLVVPPPQRQLPAPGSPGGEAGRYAAGAGPEETAAASASPHAVDADVPAVQPDARRAPEPEEPEERRAEDGADRTGSCSALQDSRPGVPEPEAAGPSSEAWDLPKEEGSDEAMTPSRPRTTEDLFAAIHRSKRKVLGRKDSDDDHSRNHSPSPPVTPTGAAPSLASPKQVGSIQRSIRKSSTSSDNFKALLLKKGSRSDAGARMSAAEMLKNTDPRFQRSKSEPSPDAPESPSSCSPSRSRRAQEEWARGEGLMPRSLSFSGPRYGRSRTPPSAASSRYSVRNRIQSSPMTVISEGEGETMEPADDRAHWTLGATRSCPLDGLAGDEVFEGSLLHGGEPAASLRAQSPGPADETAGAEGRSPSEQCAGPLGEES
- the NHSL1 gene encoding NHS-like protein 1 isoform X1 → MKKDGSSGSLRLKSSPGSLSRAVSWLNFSSLSRQTKRLFRSDGELSVCGQQVEVDDENWTCRSQPRKAVSNLDEESRWTVHYTAPWHQQENVFLPTTRPPCVEDLHRQAKLNLKSVLRECDQLRQDGSRSSQYYSQGPTFAASSSPLAHDDQDEDEESDQKGSISSSEEERLISIRRPKTPTSSDFSDLNTQTNGAKSLPLPTPEEKTRQQAQAVQADVVPINITGENFDRQASLRRSLIYTDTLVRRPKKVKRRKTIAGVPDSVQKELALGTGQDDGGGPSVYTSDHYSSLGRLGSYGSAGQRSETRDSSCQTEEVRVVPPSMRRIRAQKGQGIAAQMGHFSGSSGNMSVLSDSAGIVFPSRLHHEAGFRSLPRCAARASAQSLEPRLGALGPADSLDGAFPYERDDPQVEGNSGHLGGASRTGTLLRPRSQELRHFEGENLTSPACVVSPHAAYSTSIIPNATLSCSSEVIVIHAVPCSGPLDSRSTSSSHTKIKSRDRLLSRRAGQDDRRSPSGSWNEGHSSLLQALGPHSPSAATLLSLCDSAVSLKTPAHLENGSPGAAFSCRNKLGFPALPQDADGGSEPSYSGGRGPGGAEPWECSATGKPGAATPGYSSPVSNLSSCSLDQTSNKDDAGSLYLGDHDGYYASVYPDSGRGPVDLCSSGDSFGNPRHSVVNVFDERAQKSQGNRSHYHDKSLSRSISLKKAKKPPLPPSRTDSLRRMPRKGAPGPGQALNGGPRASPPHALRLDLGGAGGSSSSQSPCSDADEPWLPRSRSQSTVSAGSSGASATTPTASSLCGAVHSDTSSSRSEGAEPWPQCADGPGSHGDAGAGGAPAGGARGWPVHGGCGAAGAGCSVTAGSPARRVTSPSSGYSSQSNTPPALTPVPALLKAKAKPRVPERKSSLVSSGSLSASSTSLSSSTSADGGGSARTPASAPPFPPPPFPPPPPLAETPEGALLPQSPLFPPPPPHLLPPCPPTVPGPLLLESSAPAVPPPAPPLDPKLLEDARPPFRDSGRAEPPREARRRPPDPEEGRPPPLITREALRTVQLRPVRTILGPEAAPSCGQGPRGELTPATPQDRGKAPASPKSRNSANGMQSESTRACAPGSRSTPAGSPGGGRGDTGDPGDPGAGPGPSPSRKPPPIAKKPRLVLVVPPPQRQLPAPGSPGGEAGRYAAGAGPEETAAASASPHAVDADVPAVQPDARRAPEPEEPEERRAEDGADRTGSCSALQDSRPGVPEPEAAGPSSEAWDLPKEEGSDEAMTPSRPRTTEDLFAAIHRSKRKVLGRKDSDDDHSRNHSPSPPVTPTGAAPSLASPKQVGSIQRSIRKSSTSSDNFKALLLKKGSRSDAGARMSAAEMLKNTDPRFQRSKSEPSPDAPESPSSCSPSRSRRAQEEWARGEGLMPRSLSFSGPRYGRSRTPPSAASSRYSVRNRIQSSPMTVISEGEGETMEPADDRAHWTLGATRSCPLDGLAGDEVFEGSLLHGGEPAASLRAQSPGPADETAGAEGRSPSEQCAGPLGEES